The Trichoderma atroviride chromosome 5, complete sequence genome contains a region encoding:
- a CDS encoding uncharacterized protein (EggNog:ENOG41), producing the protein MSLFLSSPRASFFKLHVGTDSLTLFLSKNKTQMGKTKNRKSIRSYSGCITCRHRKLKCDEVRPICRNCIKSSRECCYVERAIFRTFDTNILAGGKTRDGAESQQLFDDDQRWLSIPKDLTFINIEDPYESDSPTVLSWDVREASQAVSHYVEDETTKSQFDGEHETPHGGSNIAAHFPTDLDEDEGPSVLGSDTAVHDGLLAMRLLRHFKEGPGQWMDTFDTGAYFSHKVTVMAATKPLLKSAVCALAAKHLGHCQHNNNSHSGNSSFERRTALPQLDDKVDWQYQSAKYYGSAIKHLKVAINRGAFETDDADKEELFASITILCTYELMDAPGTAWSAHLSALPLFSPNPSSNSILGSPITIPRAAVSGPIFWSLARQDLLCAFISETQTRLDLKDIRLWQNAGLVTDECGSLMPFYISNAADVEEDARSNELVWLLGKIANHIAAGDALNPEHYSLPPGQRPLVGVTQEQLLERWNLLIRELQDWRCSLPVSFTPSARTLSTDMAGTFGNSKGYCPLNFEKIWYEASICAATMQSYHMACILLLTNQPQESTAVRSSVSARLDSYRQSEREALRHAREICGISLTNPPDSVRVHSVQALFVAGQVFTDSQDLEVVLELLYGIERDLGWTTSHHASRIADLLARRSSDNDPNWIFE; encoded by the exons atgtctctctttctcagTTCGCCACGagcttccttcttcaagttACATGTCGGCACCGATTCCTTGacactttttctttcaaaaaacaaaacgcaGATGGGTAAGACAAAGAACCGAAAGAGTATACGGTCATATAGTGGCTG TATTACATGTCGACATCGGAAATTGAAGTGTGACGAAGTGAGACCTATATGCCGAAATTGTATCAAGAGCTCTCGCGAATGTTGCTATGTAGAAAGGGCCATATTCCGGACGTTTGATACCAACATACTAGCGGGCGGGAAGACAAGGGATGGAGCCGAGTCTCAGCagctctttgatgatgatcAAAGATGGCTAAGCATTCCGAAAGATT TAACATTCATCAATATTGAAGATCCCTATGAGTCTGATTCCCCGACTGTGCTCTCTTGGGATGTAAGGGAAGCAAGTCAAGCGGTCTCTCACTATGTAGAGGATGAGACAACGAAGTCACAATTTGATGGTGAGCATGAAACACCGCATGGTGGATCCAACATTGCCGCACATTTTCCAACAGActtggatgaagatgaagggccGTCTGTCCTTGGGTCAGATACGGCTGTACACGATGGCCTTTTGGCCATGCGACTGCTGAGGCATTTCAAAGAGGGCCCTGGGCAATG GATGGATACTTTCGATACTGGTGCCTACTTCTCACACAAAGTGACAGTCATGGCCGCTACAAAGCCGTTATTGAAGTCCGCCGTGTGCGCTCTCGCGGCCAAGCATCTAGGTCACTGTCAACACAACAATAATTCCCACAGTGGAAACAGTTCGTTTGAGAGACGCACTGCACTTCCACAACTTGATGATAAAGTTGACTGGCAATATCAATCCGCAAAATACTATGGCAGTGCTATCAAGCACCTCAAAGTTGCTATCAATCGCGGAGCTTTTGAgactgatgatgctgataaAGAAGAGTTGTTTGCTTCCATTACCATATTATGCACGTACGAGCTTATGGATGCACCGGGTACAGCCTGGAGCGCTCATCTCAGCGCACTGCCGCTGTTCAGTCCGAACCCCAGCTCCAATTCTATTTTGGGCTCTCCAATCACTATTCCGAGAGCAGCTGTCTCAGGTCCAATATTCTGGAGCCTCGCCAGACAAGATTTGCTCTGTGCAT TCATTAGCGAGACGCAGACACGGCTCGATCTAAAAGACATACGCTTGTGGCAAAATGCAGGCCTCGTTACCGATGAATGTGGATCGTTGATGCCATTTTACATCTCCAATGCCGCGGACGTTGAAGAGGATGCAAGAAGCAATGAGCTTgtctggctgctgggcaaGATTGCGAATCACATCGCCGCCGGAGACGCATTAAACCCAGAACATTATTCCCTTCCGCCGGGGCAGCGGCCGCTAGTTGGCGTGACTCAAGAGCAGCTGCTAGAAAGATGGAACTTGCTCATTCGAGAGCTTCAAGATTGGCGTTGCAGCCTCCCAGTGAGCTTCACTCCGAGTGCTCGAACCCTCAGCACGGATATGGCGGGAACATTCGGCAATAGCAAAGGCTATTGTCCTCTGAATTTCGAAAAGATATGGTACGAGGCATCTATATGCGCTGCAACAATGCAGAGCTATCACATGGCTTGCATTCTACTCTTGACAAACCAGCCTCAAGAGTCCACTGCCGTTCGATCCTCTGTCTCTGCTCGTCTGGACTCATATCGACAAAGCGAACGCGAGGCTCTCCGCCACGCCAGAGAAATTTGTGGCATCAGCCTGACCAATCCGCCGGATTCTGTGCGAGTACATTCTGTCCAGGCCCTCTTTGTGGCGGGCCAAGTATTTACCGATTCGCAAGACCTTGAAGTTGTCTTGGAGCTGTTATACGGCATTGAGCGGGACCTCGGGTGGACAACAAGCCACCATGCTTCTAGAATTGCAGATTTACTGGCTAGACGCAGCAGTGATAATGACCCGAATTGGATTTTTGAATAG
- a CDS encoding uncharacterized protein (EggNog:ENOG41~TransMembrane:2 (o13-30i533-553o)) — MAHNTDAPQNTDVLIIGAGMSGIGFAVQLLKQFGTRNFTIIEKSDNLGGTWWVNSYPGCGCDVPSHFFSFSFALNPNWTQKFALQSEIHEYFSDVATQYDIQQHVQFASLVEKASWDEVSGTWSVTVRDIRSATVTEHHCKILISAVGTLSVPRKCSIPGASSFEGRMFHTAQWDHTFNWKDKELVVVGNGCSATQAIPEMCSGPGAAKMITQFSRQSHWLAERPNPEYSALFKWTMKWIPLAMRMYRAKLYWYQERDFKGFDIETGAEIRSGWSEEAADYIRANAPAKYRDFLVPKTEIGCKRRVNDTNYLASLHQDNVDLIYDDAIEEIVATGVRTKSGRTIDADAIVLAHGFETQKPFGSLEIFGERGASIQDHWNQVSEGVPSSYLGTCLSGFPNFFMLMGPNTLSGHLSVIYTTECQINFTIRIIRPILNAIKTELPWLAVSRPDRDIVAVKPSAEKHDIESVQQKAKKLVWATGCTSWFIDGNTGRNTIMFPDWQYKFWLRSIFVSWDDFAYRTSATFRKGAKRAPMGKMTSICAALGVLIGVGAYLQGEGIFSHSERAMELLKSSAGLN; from the exons ATGGCACATAACACAGACGCTCCCCAAAATACTGATGTGCTCATCATTGGCGCAGGCATGTCCGGTATTGGGTTCGCCGTTCAGCTCCTAAAGCAATTCGGCACAAGAAACTTTACAATAATTGAAAAGTCGGATAATCTTGGCGGGACATGGTGGGTAAACTCGTACCCGGGCTGTGGTTGCGAT GTTCCATCTcattttttctccttttcttttgctttaaACCCCAACTGGACTCAAAAATTCGCTCTGCAATCAGAAATCCATGAATATTTCTCAGATGTAGCGACGCAGTATGACATCCAGCAGCATGTCCAATTCGCATCTCTTGTCGAGAAAGCTTCGTGGGATGAGGTATCCGGCACATGGAGTGTGACAGTTCGCGATATCCGGTCAGCTACTGTAACTGAACACCACTGCAAGATCCTTATATCTGCAGTTGGAACACTCTCTGTCCCGCGAAAATGCTCCATCCCGGGAGCTTCAAGTTTTGAGGGCAGAATGTTTCACACTGCACAGTGGGATCACACATTCAATTGGAAGGACAAAGAGCTCGTCGTGGTTG GAAACGGCTGCTCTGCCACACAAGCAATTCCTGAAATGTGTTCCGGTCCTGGAGCAGCAAAGATGATCACACAGTTCTCCCGTCAATCGCATTGGCTCGCTGAGCGCCCAAACCCAGAATACTCCGCTCTGTTCAAGTGGACGATGAAGTGGATTCCTCTGGCCATGCGCATGTACAGAGCAAAGCTGTATTGGTACCAGGAAAGAGATTTCAAGGGATTTGATATAGAGACTGGCGCCGAGATTCGCAGCGGTTGGTcggaagaagcagccgacTATATTCGAGCTAATGCGCCTGCAAAATACCGAGACTTCCTCGTTCCCAAGACCGAGATTGGATGCAAGAGGCGTGTCAACGACACCAACTATCTCGCCAGTCTACACCAAGACAACGTCGATCTCATTTACGATGATGCGATTGAGGAAATAGTAGCCACAGGTGTTCGCACGAAATCCGGAAGGACgattgatgctgatgccatTGTTCTCGCCCACGGCTTCGAGACCCAAAAGCCATTTGGATCGCTGGAGATCTTCGGAGAAAGAGGTGCCAGCATTCAAGATCAT TGGAACCAAGTCAGCGAAGGGGTACCTTCTTCATATCTCGGGACATGTCTGTCAGGATTTCCAAACTTCTTTATGCTAATGGGCCCAAACACTTTGAGCGGCCATCTTTCTGTCATCTACACCACCGAGTGCCAGATTAACTTTACAATTCGCATCATCAGGCCAATCTTGAATGCCATAAAGACAGAGCTGCCGTGGTTGGCAGTAAGCAGGCCCGATCGGGACATCGTCGCCGTCAAGCCATCCGCGGAGAAGCACGATATCGAATCGGTgcagcaaaaggccaagaaacTCGTATGGGCAACTGGCTGTACATCTTGGTTCATTGATGGGAATACCGGGAGAAACACAATAATGTTCCCTGACTGGCAGTACAAATTCTGGTTGAGAAGCATTTTCGTTTCTTGGGATGACTTTGCTTATCGAACATCAGCGACGTTTAGAAAGGGAGCTAAAAGAGCACCGATGGGCAAGATGACTTCCATTTGTGCTGCGCTCGGTGTTTTAATTGGAGTCGGAGCTTATTTGCAAGGTGAGGGGATTTTCAGTCACTCGGAGCGAGCAATGGAGTTACTCAAGTCCTCGGCTGGTTTAAATTGA
- a CDS encoding uncharacterized protein (EggNog:ENOG41~TransMembrane:7 (o20-40i47-65o94-112i119-139o145-163i179-199o205-231i)) — protein sequence MSTPPYGSDETLSLAGSDWLWAVMAVHLLAFLVLLVFCFTTPESDRVFHYLFTITLLVGTVSYYAEASDLGWSTVKQVDQLGNGSSRQIFYAKYINWAVAFPSVSLALGLLSNISWTTIATNISVSFLWVVTYLAAAYTPTSYRWGFFAFGTLCWLILAMSTLNESREAASRIGISRDYMILSALANLSWMLYPVAFGLSDGGNVIGITGSFIFFGILDILAVPVVSLLFITLASKWDYRHLHLAFSEHRYAPEDHDTGLPKGSETASPAGNSSTV from the exons ATGTCAACCCCCCCTTACGGGTCGGATGAGACCCTCTCCCTGGCAGGATCCGATTGGCTTTGGGCAGTTATGGCAGTTCACTTGCTCGCATTC CTCGTACTCCTCGTTTTCTGTTTCACCACCCCAGAGAGTGATAGGGTTTTTCATTACCTGTTCACCATCACTCTCCTTGTTGGCACTGTATCATACTATGCAGAGGCTTCTGATCTAGGTTGGAGCACAGTCAAGCAGGTGGATCAGCTCGGCAACGGTTCTTCCCGCCAGATATTTTACGCAAAGTATATCAATTGGGCTGTCGCCTTCCCTTCTGTGAGCCTTGCGCTGGGCCTGCTATCCAACATCTCTTGGACCACCATCGCTACAAACATATCTGTGTCCTTCCTCTGGGTGGTAACTTACCTCGCCGCTGCCTACACTCCAACAAGCTACAGATGGGGCTTCTTCGCTTTCGGGACTCTGTGCTGGCTCATTCTCGCCATGAGCACGCTGAATGAGAGCCGCGAGGCAGCGTCACGTATTGGCATTTCTCGAGACTACATGATACTCTCTGCGCTTGCAAATTTGTCTTGGATGCTGTACCCTGTTGCGTTTGGGCTTAGCGATGGTGGCAATGTCATAGGCATCACCGgtagcttcatcttctttggtaTTCTCGATATACTAGCAGTGCCGGTGGTTTCATTGCTGTTCATAACACTAGCAAGCAAGTGGGATTATCGTCATTTGCATCTAGCTTTCAGCGAGCACCGCTACGCCCCGGAAGATCATGACACTGGCTTGCCAAAAGGAAGCGAGACTGCAAGTCCCGCCGGCAATAGTTCCACTGTCTAA
- a CDS encoding uncharacterized protein (EggNog:ENOG41) produces MVAEVDALQGLASKPLKSFIACNNCKARKKGCDSKAPRCGNCIASNAECSYATVRKTRGPGKKKKNSNNSKEVEHRPEKINRAELDDDSTFPVQQFSDEESRAQGRQVTHPILSCISSTAVFTADPSRRQVQIRTQIPTLPDFLAADQFNKHLEKIRSGIAQANLASELTPLLPRHIATRLIQNSFAEIMEDRQLLDLAGFTALLSDQYIASSTGPAGNFARWAIVNAMTALALRFKAAPGSEADLSSIPLAFYHNATAVIHQLILQEPSLLSIQALLAMAMFVEDTPESTAFIMLGTNASRQLELFNRKMPEDFKSNGTKSKQHQRVCEISFTFDKKIGFLLTSNASQVTGNSS; encoded by the exons ATGGTGGCTGAAGTAGACGCATTACAAGGATTGGCAAGCAAGCCTTTGAAGTCTTTCATT GCGTGCAACAACTGCAAAGCTCGCAAGAAGGGATGCGATAGCAAAGCACCAAGATGCGGTAACTGCATAGCCAGTAACGCAGAATGCAGCTATGCGACAGTCCGCAAAACAAGGGGGCCAGGTAAAAA GAAGAAGAATTCTAACAACTCGAAAGAAGTTGAGCATCGGCCTGAGAAAATAAATCGCGCAGAATTAGACGACGACAGCACTTTTCCAGTCCAGCAGTTTAGTGATGAAGAGTCAAGGGCTCAGGGCCGTCAAGTTACGCACCCTATACTCAGTTGCATTTCGTCCACGGCCGTGTTTACAGCCGACCCGTCTCGGAGACAAGTGCAAATCAGAACTCAGATCCCAACGTTGCCAGACTTTCTGGCCGCAGACCAGTTCAATAAGCACCTTGAGAAGATAAGGAGCGGTATTGCGCAGGCGAATCTAGCGAGTGAGCTCACTCCGCTTCTCCCCCGACACATTGCGACACGCCTCATACAAAACTCTTTTGCGGAAATCATGGAGGATAGGCAGCTCCTAGATTTGGCAGGTTTCACCGCTCTTCTCAGCGACCAATATATCGCCAGCTCTACCGGCCCAGCAGGAAACTTCGCTAGATGGGCCATCGTCAATGCTATGACTGCCCTTGCATTGCGATTCAAGGCTGCCCCAGGCTCCGAAGCTGACTTGAGCTCTATTCCACTTGCCTTTTATCACAATGCCACGGCCGTTATACACCAACTCATCTTACAAGAGCCCAGCTTGCTTTCAATTCAAGCACTTCTAGCAATGGCCATGTTCGTTGAAGATACACCAGAATCTACGGCTTTTATTATGCTGGGGACGAATGCTTCAcggcagctggagctttTTAATCGCAAAATGCCTGAGGATTTTAAAAGCAATGGAACGAAATCGAAGCAGCACCAACGCGTATGTGAAATCTCATTCACATTCGACAAGAAGATTGGTTTTCTCTTGACTTCAAATGCCAGCCAAGTGACGGGAAATTCATCGTGA
- a CDS encoding uncharacterized protein (EggNog:ENOG41) — MADDFEFILHEPNKRLSRETHRKIRRHAMKAAGASRRIRNDVQSKSPSKGRKLVRKNAVLGPPPPMPLSGLELLVKDIGLDPINFSSLTSVHLGPVASTLLHRDSGQLPGILVDRQWSYFSFIPPRFGHVVALDDAFRCLIAAAHSLLVPNNSRGDEVILHSYGKALQSLQQAIYKPSNRYAAEILCAMGILSIVEILNSSKGQLWFHHIAGAAQLIRFRGPEQFTSDFDIALLLSLSYPICAEALLNDQECFLDDPIWAKAIQNATSERETFMDRSPLGIRLLILLTKLPGLVKKICHVVAVQNTLRAENFDSVAAGLRELRSDIAVWRREFNMALIHANNKANPDKRYEFLGTCLVIQIFASRLLGSILPNERGLLEEEAQCFAIELKHLQGSVEPRTREKFLLTQKARIANAAIDTRDDFAAAVGNGRIVEAWRLKKFCSSFKRKFCDGITCYTPDG; from the exons ATGGCAGACGACTTTGAGTTTATCTTGCATGAGCCCAATAAGCGGCTTTCACGGGAAACCCACCGCAAGATTAGGAGGCATGCTATGAAAGCAGCTGGGGCATCGCGTCGCATACGAAATGACGTCCAATCCAAATCGCCTTCAAAGGGCCGCAAGTTGGTCCGGAAGAACGCGGTACTTGGCCCGCCGCCTCCTATGCCTTTATCAGGCCTAGAGCTTCTCGTCAAAGATATCGGTCTGGACCCTATCAACTTTTCTTCACTTACATCTGTGCATTTGGGGCCAGT TGCTTCGACTCTGCTGCATCGGGATTCAGGTCAACTGCCTGGTATTCTGGTAGACAGGCAGTGGTCATATTTCTCTTTTATACCGCCACGCTTCGGGCACGTTGTGGCTCTGGACGATGCATTCCGGTGTCTCATCGCTGCAGCGCATTCGCTTCTTGTTCCTAACAATAGTCGAGGTGACGAGGTTATCCTTCATAGTTATGGAAAGGCTCTTCAAAGCCTGCAGCAGGCCATCTACAAGCCCAGCAATCGATATGCTGCCGAGATCCTATGTGCTATGGGAATATTATCCATCGTTGAG ATCTTGAACTCGTCAAAAGGACAACTGTGGTTCCATCATATTGCGGGAGCTGCCCAGCTCATACGGTTTCGAGGTCCGGAGCAGTTTACCTCTGATTTTGACATTGCATTATTATTATCATTAAGCTATCCCATT TGTGCGGAGGCTCTTCTCAATGACCAAGAATGTTTTCTTGACGACCCCATATGGGCCAAAGCTATTCAAAACGCCACCTCTGAACGAGAAACCTTTATGGACCGGTCTCCCCTTGGCATCAGACTGTTGATACTCTTGACCAAGCTCCCTGGCCTTGTCAAGAAAATATGCCACGTGGTGGCCGTCCAAAACACTCTAAGAGCCGAGAATTTTGACTCTGTGGCAGCAGGCTTGCGAGAATTACGGTCAGATATTGCTGTGTGGCGCCGAGAATTTAACATGGCGTTGATTCATGCCAACAATAAAGCCAATCCTGACAAACGCTACGAATTTCTTGGTACTTGTCTTGTCATTCAGATTTTTGCGAGCCGACTATTGGGCTCTATTTTACCGAATGAACGAGGCCtacttgaagaagaagctcaatgCTTTGCCATTGAGCTCAAACACCTTCAAGGATCAGTGGAGCCTCGCACGCGCGAAAAGTTTCTCTTGACACAAAAAGCGAGAATAGCCAATGCCGCTATTGACACGCGTGATGATTTTGCTGCCGCAGTGGGTAATGGACGTATCGTAGAGGCGTGGAGACTGAAGAAATTTTGCAGCTCTTTTAAAAGGAAGTTTTGCGATGGGATCACATGCTACACACCGGATGGATGA
- a CDS encoding uncharacterized protein (SECRETED:SignalP(1-18)~CAZy:GH75) translates to MLPSVLLGVATFGTAASAFSLPANLKTIYNNHKSGTCSNKLSGTFSGGAVYCGDISGAIFLKGSSGNYDNMDIDCDGANNSAGACANDPSGQSETAFKDTVQTFGISDLDANIHPYVVFGNEGGSPSFNPQPSMKPLSVMAVVCNNQVFYGIWGDTNGGTSTGEASLALGKLCFPNDGLSGDNGHDPKDVLFIGFTGSGAVPGKSGANWAAKNTNDFENSIKALGDKLVAGLKA, encoded by the exons ATGTTGCCCAGCgttcttcttggcgttgCCACATTCGGCACAGCCGCCTCAGCCTTTTCACTTCCTGCCAACCTCAAGACAATCTACAACAACCACAAG TCGGGAACATGCTCCAACAAACTCTCGGGAACATTTAGCGGCGGAGCAGTCTACTGTGGTGATATTTCAGGTgccatcttcctcaaagGAAGCTCAGGAAACTACGACAACATGGATATTGACTGTGATGGCGCCAATAACTCGGCTGGTGCTTGTGCTAATGACCCCAGTGGTCAAAGCGAGACTGCTTTCAAGGATACTGTCCAGACATTTGGCATTTCCGATCTTGATGCCAACATTCACCCATATGTTGTCTTTGGCAACGAGGGTGGTAGCCCCTCTTTCAACCCTCAGCCTAGCATGAAGCCTCTTAGTGTCATGGCTGTTGTATGCAATAACCAAGTC TTCTATGGCATTTGGGGTGACACCAACGGCGGTACCTCGACTGGAGAGGCTTCACTTGCTCTTGGCAAGCTCTGCTTCCCCAACGATGGTCTGAGCGGCGATAACGGTCACGATCCCAAGGACGTCCTGTTCATCGGGTTTACTGGTTCTGGTGCAGTGCCCGGCAAGAGTGGTGCGAACTGGGCGGCCAAGAACACCAATGACTTTGAGAACAGCATCAAGGCTCTTGGAGATAAGCTTGTTGCTGGGCTCAAGGCTTAA